In the Anaerostipes caccae L1-92 genome, AATGAAGTGGAGAGTGACGACACAGAGTTCCAGGAGATTATCCGGAACAAGTATCAGGAATGTCTGGACTGTGTGGAAAAGATCAGAATTTATATAAAAAATACGTGCAATCATGATATAACGGATGAGGAGATGATGTATCTCACCGTTCATATCAAAAGAGTGATTACAAGATAAAAGTTCATATTGATTTAGAATAAGGATTGTTACTGGTAATGCAGGCTAAACCTGATTCAAACCGAAGGATTTTTGAATCCATATGTTTCGCAATATATGCTGAGGTGTGTGGATTGAAAAGATCCGGTGTTTGAGTCGGGTTTTTTTATTTCTTTCGTGTTTTACGGAAATCACCCCCAGCGGGGGATTTTATAAATAGGGACCTGAGTTCTTGGTTAATATAAAAGAATAAAGATTCCGAAGGATAACTAGAAAAGGAGGAATGTTTAAATGGTAGGAATTATTCTTGCTACGCATGGCGGATTCGCAGATGGTATTATGCAGTCCGGGTCCATGATCTTCGGTGACCAGCCCGATGTGGCAGCTGTTACACTGCAGCCGAGCGAAGGGCCAAATGACATCAGAAAGAAGATGGAAGACGCAATCGCTTCTTTTGAAAGTCAGGACGAAGTATTATTCTTAGTCGATCTTTGGGGAGGAACTCCATTCAATCAGGCAAACGGACTTGTATCAGAGCATGAGGACAAATGGGCGATTGTAGCCGGCTTAAATTTGCCGATGCTGATCGATGCCTACGGCTCACGCATGACGATGGAGACAGCTCACGAAGTTGCAGTCCAGATCGCAGGAAGCGGAAAAGAAGGGGTGCGCATCTATCCGGAGTCTCTGGAACCGAAGGAGGAGCCGGCAGCCGGACAGCAGGCAGAAGCACAGCCTCAGGGAGCGATCCCGGAAGGAACCGTATTAGGGGACGGACACATCAAATTTGTGCTTGCCCGCATTGATTCCCGTCTGCTTCACGGACAGGTGGCAACTGCATGGACAAAGACAACACAGCCGAACAGGATTATCGTCGTATCCGATTCAGTGGCTCATGACGATCTGCGTAAAAAACTGATTCAGGAGGCTGCGCCTCCGGGAGTACGCGCAAATGTTGTTCCTGTGGACAAAATGATTGAGGTCTCAAAAGACCCGCGCTTTGGAAACACAAAAGCACTGCTGCTTTTTGAGACACCTCAGGATGCTCTGCGTGCCATCGAAGGCGGAGTGGACATCAAGGAGCTCAACATCGGCTCCATGGCTCATTCTGTCGGAAAAGTAGCCGTGAGCAAAGTTGTATCTCTCGGAAAAGAAGACCTCAAGACGTTTGCAAAATTAAAGGAACATGGAATCGGCTTTGATGTCCGCAAGGTGCCGAGCGATTCCAAAGAAAACATGGATGAGATCATTAAAAAAGCAGAAGCCGAGTTATCTTAGGCTTCACACATTCAGAAAATAGAGGAGGAATTATAATGTCAGCAATTTCAATCGTATTAGTTATTATAGTTGCCTTTCTAGCTGGTATGGAAGGAGTTCTGGATGAATTTCAGTTCCATCAGCCGCTGGTTGCGTGTACATTAATTGGACTTGTGACCGGTCAGTTAGAAGCAGGTATTATTTTGGGCGGTACATTACAGATGATCGCTTTGGGATGGGCAAACATCGGTGCCGCTGTTGCACCGGATGCCGCGTTAGCTTCTGTAGCTTCCGCTATCATCTTAGTCCTTGGAGGACAGGGCACCGCTGGTGTCAGCACTGCCATCGCAGTTGCGATTCCTTTGGCAGTTGCAGGTTTATTCTTAACAATGGTTGTACGTACACTTTCTGTGGCATGTGTTCACCGTATGGACGCAGCTGCTGAAAAAGCAAATTTCAAAGGTGTTGAAATTTGGCACATCATCGCGATTGCTATGCAGGGACTCCGTATTGCAATTCCGGCAGGAGCGCTTCTGTTCATTCCTGCGACAACCGTGCAGAATTTCCTTACATCTATGCCGGCATGGCTGACAGATGGTATGGCAATCGGCGGTGGAATGGTTGTAGCCGTTGGTTATGCGATGGTTATCAACATGATGGCAACAAAAGAAGTTTGGCCGTTCTTTGCAATCGGTTTCTGTGTTGCTGCACTTTCAGATCTGACATTGATCGCATTGGGAGCTATCGGTGTATCTCTGGCATTGATTTACCTTACACTGTCTGAGAGCGGCGGTTCTTCTAACGGCGGAGGAAGCAATACAGGTGATCCGCTCGGCGATATTCTGAATAATTATTAATTGAAGGAGGTATGAAAAATGGCAGAAAAAATTACATTAAGTAAGAAGGAACGATTGTCCGTTGCATTGCGCTCTACCTTCCTTCAGGGTTCTTGGAACTATGAACGTATGCAGAATGGTGGCTGGGCATTTTCAATTATCCCGGCAATCAAAAAGTTGTATAAGACAGAAGAAGAACGCTCAGCGGCGTTAAAACGTCACTTGGAATTCTTTAACACGCATCCGTATGTTGCTTCTCCGGTTATCGGTGTTACACTGGCGCTGGAAGAAGAACGTGCAAACGGAGCAGAGGTCGATGACGCAGCGATCCAGGGTGTTAAAGTCGGTATGATGGGGCCTCTGGCCGGTGTCGGAGATCCGGTATTCTGGTTCACCGTTCGTCCGATCCTTGGAGCTCTCGGAGCATCTCTTGCGATGACAGGAAACATCATGGGACCAATCTTATTCTTCGTACTGTGGAATGTGATCCGTTGGGGATTCATGTGGTACACACAGGAATTCGGATACAAAGCCGGCGCAAAGATCACAGAGGACCTTTCCGGAGGACTGCTGCAGAAAGTCACGAAGGGTGCGTCCATTCTCGGTATGTTTATCCTCGGCTCGCTGGTTCAGCGGTGGGTATCCATCAGTTTCCAGCCCGTTGTATCAAAGGTATCTCTGAGTGACGGAGCCTACATTGACTGGGGAAAACTTCCTGAGGGAGCAAAGGGAATCCAGCAGGCATTTGAGCAGTATGCATCAGGCCTGTCACTGACCCCGACCAAGATCACAACTTTACAGAACAACCTGGATTCTTTGATTCCTGGATTAGTTCCATTATTATTAACATTATTCTGTATGTGGCTGCTGAAAAAGAATGTTTCACCAATCATTATTATCATCGCATTATTCTTAGTTGGTATTGGCGGACACCTTATCGGATTGTTATAAGCTAATGAAAAAAGTTCGGAGCAATCCGAACTTTTTTTATTCTTTGAGGAGCCTGAGAAATAAAGCAGGTCTGCCTGCTTTGTTTACTGAACCATATCGTGATATAATGTTTTAGATACTGTTTAAGAATAAATTAGAAATGGAGAGTTGTTATGGCTCAGTCAATAAACACAAAAGTAGATTTGGTAATCAGCGGAACTTCTTATCACGGCCTGAACAGTTATGGAAAGATCATGATCGGCGATAAAGGATTTGAATTTTACAATGACCGGAATGTAAATGATTATATTCAGATTCCATGGAAAGAAGTTGATTACGTGATTGCCTCAGTCATGTTTAAGGGAAAACACATTCCGCGCTATGCGATCCAGACAAAAGAAAACGGAACTTATTCTTTTGCCTCAAAAGAGCCGAAGAAAGTACTGCGTGCGGTCAGCAGGTATGTTGCACCTGACCATATGGTCCGCTCTTTAAGCTTTTTTGGAGTGATCAAAAAGAAGTTAAAAGCCAAGTTTAACAAATAAGTCTTAGGAGGGATAAGATTATGGGACATATTCTAAAAATTAAACCGGTGTTTAAAGAGATGATCTGGGGCGGACATAAACTCAGAGATGTGTACGGATACGATATCCCCAGCGATCACACGGGAGAATGCTGGGCAATCTCTGCCCATAAAAACGGGGACTGTACCATTGAAAACAGTGAATTTGCGGGAAAGACCTTATCCTGGCTGTTTGAAAATCACAGAGAATTGTTCGGCAATATCGAAGGAAATGAATTCCCGCTGCTGGTGAAGATCATCGACGCAAAAGATGACTTGTCAGTTCAGGTACATCCGAATGACGAATATGCAAAGGACCACGAGGACTCTCTGGGAAAAACGGAATGCTGGTATGTGCTCCAGGCAGACGAGGGTACGAAGATGGTCATGGGTCATCATGCCAAGACCAAAGAGGAATTTGTGAAAGCGATCGAAGAAGATGATTATGAGAACCTTTTAAATTCCTTTGAGATTCAGGAGGGAGATTTCTTCTACATTCCATCAGGAACTCTGCATGCTATCTGCAGCGGGTCACTGATCTACGAGGCTCAGCAGTCTTCCGACATTACCTACCGTGTTTATGATTATCACCGGAAAGATAAGGATGGAAATGAAAGACAGCTGCACGTACAGCAGTCCATTGATGTTACCAATGTACCTGCGCAGATCAGCGGCAATAAATCTTTCGATGAGATTTTGCTGGAAAACGGAACAAAAGTACGATATGTGGAAAGTGATTTCTTTAAAGTAGACTGTTACCGAATAAACGGAAAAAATACGGTAGAAAACTGTGTGCCGTTCCAAATGGTGAGTGTGATTGAAGGAAAAGGAACCATTGGAGGGAATGATGTCATAAAAGGTGATCATTTTCTTATTTGTTCAGATCAAAAAGAAACGATATTCGATGGAACGATGGATGTTATGATAGCAGCTCTGTAAATGGCTTAAGCTGCAGGTAAGTTCAGATATGTCTTTGATATGAGGTTTTTAGGAGGGAGAATATGAAAGACAAGTTATTCGGTGTTTTGCAGCGTGTGGGACGTTCCTTCATGCTTCCGATCGCAATTCTGCCTGTGGCCGGGCTGCTGCTGGGGATCGGACAATCTCTGACAAATGAAACCATGCTGAGCGCCTATGGACTGCTTGGAGTCATGGGGCCGGATACGATTCCGTATGCGGTCCTGAAAGTATGCGGTGACTGTGGGAATGCCGTTTTCGGAAACTTACCGCTGATTTTTGCCATTGGTGTTGCGGTTGGGATGGCAAGGGCTGAAAAGGAGGTTGCGGCACTGGCCGGTGCTATTGCATTTTTTATTATGCATACGGCGATATCGGCTATGATCTCGATCAACGGCGGAGCGGCAGCCATGCGTGAGGGTGCAACGACTTCTGTTCTGGGGATCACCTCTCTTCAGATGGGAGTTTTCGGAGGAATTATTGTGGGTCTTGGCGTAGCGGCGCTGCATAACAAATTTTATAAGATCAGGCTTCCGGAAGCCTTGTCTTTTTTTGGCGGAACAAGATTTGTGCCGGTAATCAGTACGGTTGTATTCGTATTTGTCGGGATCATTATGTATTTTATCTGGCCGCCGATCCAGGATGTCATGTATGCGGCAGGGGGACTTGTGAGTGCATCGGGTTATTTCGGCACCTTTATCTATGGCGTTATGGAGCGTGCGCTCATTCCGTTTGGACTGCACCATGTATTTTATCTGCCCTTCTGGCAGACTTCTCTTGGAGGAACGATGGAAATCGGAGGAAGGATGATCGACGGTGCTCAAAATATCTTCTTCGCACAGCTGGCCGATCCGGGGACAACCCATTTTGCGGTTTCCGCCACAAGATTTATGACAGGTAAGTTTCCTCTGATGATCTTTGGCCTGCCTGGAGCTGCATTTGCTATGTACAGGTGTGCGGAACCGGAAAAGAGGAAAGCCGTGGGCGGCCTTCTGATATCCGCAGCCCTCACATCTATGCTGACAGGGATTACGGAGCCTTTGGAATTTACTTTTTTATTTGTGGCACCTGGACTGTATGTGATTCACTGCGTGTTTGCAGGAGCGGCTTATATGCTGATGCATATCCTGAATGTCTGTGTCGGCCTGACATTTTCGGGCGGCATTATTGATATGTTCTTGTTTGGAGTTCTGCAGGGACAGGCAAAAACAAACTGGCTGATGTTTATTCCGGTAGGCCTCATATATTTCACTGTATACTACTTTATGTTCAGTTTTTTGATCAGGAAGCTGGATTTAAAAACCCCTGGACGTGAAAAGGAAGACAAGGAAATAAAACTATACACTAGAGCCGACATGGCTGCAGAACATCAGAAAGAAGGAGAAGAAACCGACGGTTCTGATCTATCAGCGCTCATTGCCGCGGGGCTGGGAGGGAAGGAAAACATCAAAGACGTGGACTGCTGTGTGACACGGCTAAGATGTACCATTGCCGACCCTTCAAAAGTGAATGACAGGATGCTGCAAAAAAGCGGATCACGGGGCATTGTAAAAAAAGGAGACGGGGTTCAGATTATCTATGGGCCGATGGTCACTGTTATAAAATCAAATCTGGAAGATTATCTGGCCAGCAGCTTGTCGGACAGGGCAGCAGAAGCACCGAGAGCCCCTGTGGCAGAAGAGATGCCGGAGGTGGCAGCGGAAACTGTCTGTATGCCGGTCAATGGAGAAGCAGTAGAACTGGATGAAGTGGAAGATGAGGTCTTTGCAGAAGGGATGCTCGGACAGGGGTTTGCCGTAAGACCTTCTGACGGAAATGTGATTTCACCTGTGGACGGTACAGTCACTACGGTATTTAACACGAAGCACGCTATATGCATCACGTCTGGGGGCGGGGCTGAGGTCCTGGTTCATATGGGAATTGATACAGTCAAACTTGCCGGGAAATATTATCATGTGAAGGTGGAGTCAGGCATGAAAGTGAGAAAAGGGGACCGGATCGCTGAGTTTGATCTTGAAAAGATCAAGCAGGAGGGCTTTTTTGTCACAACACCTGTGGTGGTGAGCAATAGTGAAGAGTATACAAGCATTACCATAGAGAACACCGGGGAATTGGACGCCGGAACAAAAGTGCTTACATTAAAAAAATAGGAATAAGTGAAAAAGATCTTCCAACGGATGGCCGCAAGAAGATCTTTTGTCTGGATCGTTCTTTATCACAAAGTCATCAAGTGCCATAAATATATAATATATTGAGGGAGATATGGATCATGGATCCTGCAAAAGCTGGATCATTATATTCGTTGCTGTATTTACGGTATTGATCTCAGACTCTACTGAACGGGATGCGATGTGGGCAGTTTGGATAAAGTGATCCATCTTGATCAGCTCATCGACCCACGGTTCCCTATGGGGAGGTTCTGTGGTGAAGACGTCGGATGCACAGGCGTAGATCTCCTTGTTTTTTAAAGCTTTGTAAAGAGCGTATTCGTTTACAATTCCGCCCCGGGCTGCATTTATTAAGACAGCCGTGTCCTTCATCATTTTAAACTCTTTGGTTGAGATCATGTCTTTTGTATTTTCAGTAAGCGGCACGTGGATGGATATAAAATCACATTCTTTCAGGATATGATTCACAGATGTTTGCTTTGCGTTGTATTCAGCCAGTACATCTTGGGCAGCATCAAACATATCATAGATCAGAACTTCCATTCCGATCCCGTTTGCTATTCTCGCGACATGTTTTCCGATATTACCAAACCCGATAATACCAATTTTCTTATGAAAGAGTTCCAGTCCTGTTGGTTTGTCCCAGCCGTGACTTTTGACATTCATAGCATTGCTCACAATATGCCTTGCCGCTGCAAACATCATTCCGATGGTGAGTTCGGCGACTGCATTGGAATTCGTTCCAATGCAGCGGCCGACTTTAATCCCTAGTTCTTCACAGACAGAAAGATCAATATTATCGGTCCCAACCCCGAATTTCACAATGGCTTTTAGGTGCCTGCATTTCCGGAGGAGCTCTTCATTCAGTTCGTCAACGCCCGCGATGATCCCGGACGCCCGCTTTGCTTTTTCTGCAAACACGTCTTTTGGAAGTGGTCTGCCTGTATGATTGACGTCCATTTCATAGCCAAGTACTTCTAAACGTTTTCCTGCTTTACTGCCGTATTTTGCGTATCCTCTCGGTGTTACTAGAATCGTTTTCATATGCTCATCCTTTTCTTACGTCTGTTACAATATCACGCAGCTTTTTTGCGTTTGCCGCAATTTCCTCTGTGGAACCTTTGGTAAGTAATCCGCCCAGGCCAACGCAGTCAGCTCCGCTGTCAAACCACTCTGCAAGGTTGTCGAAGTCAACTCCGCCTGATGCCATGACCGGCACCTGGGGGCATGGGACTTTTACCACTTTAGCTAAGCTGGGGCCGTAGTAATTGGAGATTGGAAATGCCTTTATAAAGGATGCGCCTGCCTTTAATGCCGTCAACATTTCCGTATAAGAAGTACATCCCGGTGCATATGGAATCTGGTATAAGTTGCAAATTTGCGCGACACCGTCGTCATAACAAGGGGCAATGATAAATTGTGCCCCGCTCATAATTGCAAGGCGGGCCGTTGTTCCGTCCAGGACGGTGCCTGCGCCGACCAGAAGATCCTCCTTATATTTCTTTTTTAAAGCAGAGATCACTTCTCCGGCGTTGTTGTTGGTATAGCTGATTTCAAGAACATTGACTCCGCCATCCAGGCATCCCTGAGCGATCTCATAACCACGTTCCACAGTATCCACCCGGACGATTGCCATTAAGCCGGTTTTTTTGATTCCTAAAATAATTTCTTCCTTTTTCATTTTTATCTCTTCTTTCTTTTATAAGTTATAAGTCTCTGGATGTAATAAATTTCATTTTGTCTAATTTAGCCTTTTTGAAACTATCTTCAAGATGCGTACCGCCTGTGTAGTTATCAATAAAATAACCCTCGACCAAGACAGGATGAACGTATACCTCTGCCTTCTTTTCTTTCATAAGCTGGGGATTCCTGCTCTTGCGGTTTTTATCAAAGGTGGCCACACTGCTGGAATAGTCTGTATGACGAAGGTGCAGCTGATTCATTTTTTTCTTCCACTGGGTGCCGTAGAAATGCCGCCATTTACTCCCGTTAAAAAAACTGTTTCCAATGTAACGGACAGATTCAAATTTGTATTTTTTTAACAAGGGTATCAATCCGTAAAGAACCGGAATATCATAAAATGCACAGTGGTGGGAGTCTATATTCATTAGAGAAAAACCTCCGCTTAAATACTTTTGGATCTGTGCTTCTATTTCCTCTGCGATGACATCTGCGTACATTGGTGTAACCCGGTGCAGAAAATCGGGGTGATAATCAAACAGATCTGATCTGGCATATTGTTTCAGCTTTTTAATCCCGGAGGTTAACGGTGTCCCGTCGAACAGATTGATATGTAAGCCGACCTTGTGCTTAAAGTTATTTTTTTCTGCCAGGGACACTGCCTCATCAAAATAATTCGTGTTGGTCACGACAGAAGCCTGGGAGCAAAAACCTTCATTGAAGGCTTTTGCGATTCCCAGATTCGCTTCATGGGTCAATCCAAAATCGTCAGCATTTAGTATAATTTTCATGGTTTATCCTCTAAAAGAATCCGATCAGTGTTCCCACTGTGCCAATTAGGATCAGCACCAGCAATATGATGTTTACATTGACTTTTTTTCTCAACATAAATACAGTTAATAGAGTGATTCCCAACGGCAGTATACCTTTTAAGATACTGTCAAATACCGCAGTCTGCACGTCCAGTGTACCTGTGCTTAAATTTAACTTTAATCCGCAGGACACAGTTACATAAGATGCCACCAGTCCTCCCAGTACAGTTGCCCCGACGATGGTTGCTTTTTCGGTTACTTTGTTTAATAAACCGCTTCCGATGATCTTTCCGATTCCTTCGCGTCCCATATAGTAACCTTTGGTATAGGATAAGTAACCAAGACCGAATAACACAACACCAATGATCAATAAGTAGATGATCGGTCCTAAGAAGTTGCCGGCCTTTGCCATACCAAGGATAATACCCAATGCTATGGGGGATAACGTTCCCTGCCAGATTGTGTCGCCGATACCTGCCAGAGGTCCCATCAAACCTGTTTTGATGCTTGAGATCATTTCTTCGTCTACATCTTCACCGTTTGCTTTTTGCTCTTCTAAGGCAAGAGTAATCCCTAAGATACAGCCTCCTACATTCGGTTCTGTATTAAAGAACTCCATGTGTCGTTTGCATGCGTCTTTTAATTCCTGTGTCTCTTTTCCGTATAATTTTTCCAGACTCGGCGCCAGAGTATGCAGCACCCCGGAAGCCTGCATTCGTTCATAGTTGTAGGTTGAATGGCTGAAGAATGTCCAGATCAGATAGGACTTAATGATATCTTTTTTACTTAATCTCTTTTTTTCTATGGTTTCCATGTTGATTCCTCCCTAACTTAAAGCTGAACTTTCGCTGTTCTGTAAAAGTGCTATAATCACTGCTAAAATACCGATGACCACCAGTGGCAGGTTGATATAAATAGATAAAATAAAACCTAACAGCAGATATAAGTATGCTTTTGCCCCAGCGTTAGATAAGATGGCTTTAAAATTCATTGCAATACCAAGGGCAGGAAGAATTGTCCCGATCGTAGTCAATACATCAATCACTGGTGTCCCTTTTAATGCCTGCAGCATACTTGTAATAACACCTGACCCGCTATATACGGCAATTGCTACCGGAATGGTATAAATGATACACTTAAAAATCTGGGAAGGAACGATGTTATAGAAAATAATTTTCTTTACATCTCCTGTCTCCGCAATTTTATCGGTTCTATGGACAATGAAAATATCCCCTGTCATATAAATCATCCATAACAAGTTGCCCAGCAAGGAAATCGGTACTGCAAGTGTCACTGCGACTCCTGTGGACGCATTTGAAATGATTGCCAGTGCTGTTCCGACAGTTCCCGCCAGGCCCTCATCCATGGTCTGGGCGCCGCCTGCCGTAATCTGTGCAAGATAGGTTACATTGATCGCCGCACCGACCATACAGCCTTTGACAGGATCGCCTAAGATAAGACCAACCAGGATTCCGGATATTAAAGGCCTTCTCAGCGCCCAGCTCATGTTAACAGTAAGCCATGGTGTCCCATTTGCTCCCAAATAGTAGACCAGGCCAATCAAAACTGCCTGTAAAATTGAAATATGCATGTTTCTCCCTCCGCTTAAAGTATTTTATTTATCTCTACAGTTTCCATATTTGGCACGACCTGAATATACACATGTATATGTTGTGCTGACAATTGCTTCAACATATCTCTCTCTTTATCACTTGCTGAAATATTTTTATATAATTTTTTTCGTTCTTGAGTAGAACCCATTCCGCCTAAATTGATTTCTTTTACTTGGACACCTTTTTCAAGCAAATCCAGAAAAACTTTGGGTCCCTTTGCTAAAAGAATGATGTTTTTATCCTTATCTTTTATCTTTTCTAAATACTCTGCGGCGTCGTCAATGGTCATTGCCTGAGCGTTTAGGTGCTTTGGTACTGCACCTGTAATGACTGCACTTAAAAATGGATCCTTTGCGACTTTGTCGTCTACAATCACAATTTCATTCCCTCCCACATGCTGGACCCATGCTGTCATGACTTGGCCGTGAATCAAACGGTCATCAATCCGTGATAATACTATTTTGCTCATAATGTCCCTCCTCTCTCCATATTTAATGATAATTTGGCAATTCCCTGTTTTCCGGTCTCAACAAGATAATCTGCCAGCTCATCCAATTTCATATCGTTTCTTTTCAAAGCTGCTTCCACCAGCATAGATAGATTAATTCCCGACACACAGATAACATGTTTATCCCTGTTATGATGAATCGCCTGGGCTGCGGCATTGTATGGGCTGGCTCCTAATAAGTCTGTCATGAATAAGATATCGTGATCTGTGTCCGCGGCAAAAGAATCGACCCTTTTGATAAAAGTATCAATACTGTCCTCATGCCGCAATCCAAGAAACCATATATTTTCCTGCTTCCCTATCATAAGTTCCAATGCATCGATCATACCTTCTGCAAGTCCCCCGTGTGTCGCCACTATAATGTCTGTCATCTACATCCTCCTTTATCCGTTAATATGGTAATTCGTTCTGTATGCGCTTACATCACTTGGGCATATCCTAACCCACAATCTTTATATACGCAAATTTTTTATATACACACTTAATTTACACTCTATTTGAGTTTTTTACTGTGGATTTTGCGTAAATTTTAAGTTTCGTGTATGATAAGTGTATATTAATTACATCTGATTCAATTTGTGTGTGTTATAGAAACACCGTAATCAGCACCAAATATACGCAGGAGATATGGCCATGTCTACGAACAAAGAGAAGATTTTATCCTATTTAAAAGAAGAAACCTTGCAAAGCATCAATCATCATAATTTTACCTTTGAAAAATGCAATGCGCTTATTCTGTCGATGGATTTATATATTGACAGGACAAACGTGTCACGTATCCTAAATGATCTGCACAAAGAAGGAAAATTAATCAAGAAGGCAGGACGCCCCACCACTTTTATTTCAAGAGAGATCATCCGGAACTCTTTTCCTTTTGCATCCATCCCTGATACATTGAATAAAAATGAAACTATTTCAGACTTCATCCGATATGACGTACCTACAAAAGAACAGACCATCGTCCAGTCATTTTCTATGGTCGGAAGTCAGCAAAATGGGTCCTTATATGAAGCTGTAACCAGAATCCTGCCTGTGTTTTATCTCCCCAAATATTTCTTTAAGATCTTTTTTATGCAGGGGGAAGCTGGGACGGGGAAGAAGTTTTTCTTAGAAGAAATGTTAAACCGTGCAAAAATGTTGGGATTGGCTTCCCGGGAATCATCGGTTTATTATATCGAATTC is a window encoding:
- a CDS encoding phosphoglycerate dehydrogenase yields the protein MKTILVTPRGYAKYGSKAGKRLEVLGYEMDVNHTGRPLPKDVFAEKAKRASGIIAGVDELNEELLRKCRHLKAIVKFGVGTDNIDLSVCEELGIKVGRCIGTNSNAVAELTIGMMFAAARHIVSNAMNVKSHGWDKPTGLELFHKKIGIIGFGNIGKHVARIANGIGMEVLIYDMFDAAQDVLAEYNAKQTSVNHILKECDFISIHVPLTENTKDMISTKEFKMMKDTAVLINAARGGIVNEYALYKALKNKEIYACASDVFTTEPPHREPWVDELIKMDHFIQTAHIASRSVESEINTVNTATNIMIQLLQDP
- a CDS encoding type I phosphomannose isomerase catalytic subunit, which codes for MGHILKIKPVFKEMIWGGHKLRDVYGYDIPSDHTGECWAISAHKNGDCTIENSEFAGKTLSWLFENHRELFGNIEGNEFPLLVKIIDAKDDLSVQVHPNDEYAKDHEDSLGKTECWYVLQADEGTKMVMGHHAKTKEEFVKAIEEDDYENLLNSFEIQEGDFFYIPSGTLHAICSGSLIYEAQQSSDITYRVYDYHRKDKDGNERQLHVQQSIDVTNVPAQISGNKSFDEILLENGTKVRYVESDFFKVDCYRINGKNTVENCVPFQMVSVIEGKGTIGGNDVIKGDHFLICSDQKETIFDGTMDVMIAAL
- a CDS encoding PTS sugar transporter subunit IIB, which encodes MVGIILATHGGFADGIMQSGSMIFGDQPDVAAVTLQPSEGPNDIRKKMEDAIASFESQDEVLFLVDLWGGTPFNQANGLVSEHEDKWAIVAGLNLPMLIDAYGSRMTMETAHEVAVQIAGSGKEGVRIYPESLEPKEEPAAGQQAEAQPQGAIPEGTVLGDGHIKFVLARIDSRLLHGQVATAWTKTTQPNRIIVVSDSVAHDDLRKKLIQEAAPPGVRANVVPVDKMIEVSKDPRFGNTKALLLFETPQDALRAIEGGVDIKELNIGSMAHSVGKVAVSKVVSLGKEDLKTFAKLKEHGIGFDVRKVPSDSKENMDEIIKKAEAELS
- a CDS encoding ketohydroxyglutarate aldolase, with the translated sequence MKKEEIILGIKKTGLMAIVRVDTVERGYEIAQGCLDGGVNVLEISYTNNNAGEVISALKKKYKEDLLVGAGTVLDGTTARLAIMSGAQFIIAPCYDDGVAQICNLYQIPYAPGCTSYTEMLTALKAGASFIKAFPISNYYGPSLAKVVKVPCPQVPVMASGGVDFDNLAEWFDSGADCVGLGGLLTKGSTEEIAANAKKLRDIVTDVRKG
- a CDS encoding PTS transporter subunit IIABC, translated to MKDKLFGVLQRVGRSFMLPIAILPVAGLLLGIGQSLTNETMLSAYGLLGVMGPDTIPYAVLKVCGDCGNAVFGNLPLIFAIGVAVGMARAEKEVAALAGAIAFFIMHTAISAMISINGGAAAMREGATTSVLGITSLQMGVFGGIIVGLGVAALHNKFYKIRLPEALSFFGGTRFVPVISTVVFVFVGIIMYFIWPPIQDVMYAAGGLVSASGYFGTFIYGVMERALIPFGLHHVFYLPFWQTSLGGTMEIGGRMIDGAQNIFFAQLADPGTTHFAVSATRFMTGKFPLMIFGLPGAAFAMYRCAEPEKRKAVGGLLISAALTSMLTGITEPLEFTFLFVAPGLYVIHCVFAGAAYMLMHILNVCVGLTFSGGIIDMFLFGVLQGQAKTNWLMFIPVGLIYFTVYYFMFSFLIRKLDLKTPGREKEDKEIKLYTRADMAAEHQKEGEETDGSDLSALIAAGLGGKENIKDVDCCVTRLRCTIADPSKVNDRMLQKSGSRGIVKKGDGVQIIYGPMVTVIKSNLEDYLASSLSDRAAEAPRAPVAEEMPEVAAETVCMPVNGEAVELDEVEDEVFAEGMLGQGFAVRPSDGNVISPVDGTVTTVFNTKHAICITSGGGAEVLVHMGIDTVKLAGKYYHVKVESGMKVRKGDRIAEFDLEKIKQEGFFVTTPVVVSNSEEYTSITIENTGELDAGTKVLTLKK
- a CDS encoding PTS mannose/fructose/sorbose transporter subunit IIC, with the translated sequence MSAISIVLVIIVAFLAGMEGVLDEFQFHQPLVACTLIGLVTGQLEAGIILGGTLQMIALGWANIGAAVAPDAALASVASAIILVLGGQGTAGVSTAIAVAIPLAVAGLFLTMVVRTLSVACVHRMDAAAEKANFKGVEIWHIIAIAMQGLRIAIPAGALLFIPATTVQNFLTSMPAWLTDGMAIGGGMVVAVGYAMVINMMATKEVWPFFAIGFCVAALSDLTLIALGAIGVSLALIYLTLSESGGSSNGGGSNTGDPLGDILNNY
- a CDS encoding PTS system mannose/fructose/sorbose family transporter subunit IID, translated to MAEKITLSKKERLSVALRSTFLQGSWNYERMQNGGWAFSIIPAIKKLYKTEEERSAALKRHLEFFNTHPYVASPVIGVTLALEEERANGAEVDDAAIQGVKVGMMGPLAGVGDPVFWFTVRPILGALGASLAMTGNIMGPILFFVLWNVIRWGFMWYTQEFGYKAGAKITEDLSGGLLQKVTKGASILGMFILGSLVQRWVSISFQPVVSKVSLSDGAYIDWGKLPEGAKGIQQAFEQYASGLSLTPTKITTLQNNLDSLIPGLVPLLLTLFCMWLLKKNVSPIIIIIALFLVGIGGHLIGLL
- a CDS encoding DUF956 family protein, coding for MAQSINTKVDLVISGTSYHGLNSYGKIMIGDKGFEFYNDRNVNDYIQIPWKEVDYVIASVMFKGKHIPRYAIQTKENGTYSFASKEPKKVLRAVSRYVAPDHMVRSLSFFGVIKKKLKAKFNK
- a CDS encoding ChbG/HpnK family deacetylase, which produces MKIILNADDFGLTHEANLGIAKAFNEGFCSQASVVTNTNYFDEAVSLAEKNNFKHKVGLHINLFDGTPLTSGIKKLKQYARSDLFDYHPDFLHRVTPMYADVIAEEIEAQIQKYLSGGFSLMNIDSHHCAFYDIPVLYGLIPLLKKYKFESVRYIGNSFFNGSKWRHFYGTQWKKKMNQLHLRHTDYSSSVATFDKNRKSRNPQLMKEKKAEVYVHPVLVEGYFIDNYTGGTHLEDSFKKAKLDKMKFITSRDL